The Nocardioides sp. S5 genome includes a window with the following:
- a CDS encoding DUF58 domain-containing protein: MAPAVLRGATAAVSRRVTPTGRGLGGLALVAGWLGERYQWTELVHLAASIGVVLALGAATVLLPRRAVVDLELRPSRVTVGDGAVAALDIRAHRLPLLAPTFVVRTAGDARGVRPSLVTASRPARVDLALPTEHRGIVGVGPTVHVRTDLFGAFRRERAVTPSLLLHVRPRIVHLPSLSAGMVHDLEGVPSDRLTASDLSFHALREYVPGDDPRHVHWKSSARAGSLLVRQFQLTRHSHASVLLDPHRDSYVDAAEFELAVSAATSVAVRAAQDGFEVAFACGDDVTVTSEVSTLLDLACRFTWGSRDLQHTCARLSGGMGGSSLVATVTGSRADEAAVRRAVSHFPTSADVLGVRAEHGAEPRTVRSGRSTSLVVADLPHLAPLLAKSLG, translated from the coding sequence TGGCGGGCTGGCTGGGGGAGCGCTACCAGTGGACCGAGCTCGTCCACCTCGCTGCCAGCATCGGGGTCGTGCTGGCGCTGGGTGCGGCGACGGTGCTGCTGCCCCGACGCGCGGTGGTCGACCTGGAGCTGCGACCCTCGCGCGTCACGGTGGGCGACGGCGCGGTGGCCGCACTCGACATCCGCGCCCACCGGTTGCCGCTGCTCGCCCCCACCTTCGTCGTGCGCACCGCGGGCGACGCACGCGGCGTACGCCCGTCGCTGGTGACGGCCTCCCGCCCGGCCCGGGTCGACCTGGCCCTGCCCACCGAGCACCGCGGCATCGTGGGCGTGGGCCCGACGGTCCACGTGCGCACCGACCTGTTCGGCGCCTTCCGTCGCGAGCGCGCGGTGACCCCGTCCCTGCTCCTGCACGTGCGTCCGAGGATCGTGCACCTGCCGTCGCTGTCGGCCGGGATGGTGCACGACTTGGAAGGGGTGCCCAGCGACCGGCTCACGGCGAGCGACCTCTCCTTCCACGCCCTGCGCGAGTACGTGCCCGGCGACGACCCGCGCCACGTCCACTGGAAGTCGTCGGCCCGCGCGGGGTCGCTCCTCGTGCGCCAGTTCCAGCTCACCCGCCACAGCCACGCCTCGGTGCTGCTCGACCCGCACCGGGACAGCTACGTCGACGCGGCGGAGTTCGAGCTCGCGGTCTCGGCCGCCACGTCCGTGGCCGTCCGTGCGGCCCAGGACGGCTTCGAGGTGGCGTTCGCGTGCGGTGACGACGTGACGGTGACGAGCGAGGTCTCCACCCTGCTGGACCTGGCCTGCCGGTTCACGTGGGGCAGCCGCGACCTGCAGCACACCTGTGCCCGGCTCTCGGGCGGGATGGGCGGCAGCAGCCTGGTGGCCACGGTGACCGGGAGCCGGGCCGACGAGGCGGCCGTGCGCCGCGCGGTCAGTCACTTCCCGACGTCCGCCGACGTGCTCGGCGTGCGCGCCGAGCACGGCGCCGAGCCCCGCACCGTGCGCAGCGGCCGGTCCACCTCCCTGGTGGTGGCCGACCTCCCGCACCTCGCGCCCCTGCTCGCGAAGAGTCTCGGATGA
- a CDS encoding transglutaminase domain-containing protein produces MTTAERPAEHRPTSWVDVVAPVVLVLVVLTALEGSYSDRSYLVVGGLGAVMATALATVAWTQGRSRSELVLTLLVLFAPLGALVSRHEGDLVTVPGPDSMSAVLTGAVTGPGELLSTIPPADAAGAPLVLTFILGYVLAGSCAALALFSRRPVLPLLPVLFGLVLAILLGVQDPGLDGVRLLVLAATAVAWSSARGHRAGPTAVRNAGAVRSLVALVVAGGVAALLGTVIEPPAPSADDQRWVLRGQVGDGQDVSRLDNPLSRFRIFTRQLPGTPGNVFNETLLKVTGLPRDTPMRFVTLDVYDGTTWSPGNRTVEGRSDSLFLRIGQEVAAPLRGRPATVEVSVRRAYEGTSWLPLAGQLTSLEFTYLDGRAQREDVRYNPATLTAMVRGGLVRRDDYAFTAVLPRSELRVGMMPYRRGRSQPAGRFLDDALTPWRQASLTPMQRVFSVADYLRTNGRYSDGAESWEQRFTAGHDAARLGAGFFEADQMVGDHEQYAALLALAANRLGVPARVVVGAVPGDDGLVRGSDVTTWVEVRVADGSWRVLPAELYLSTRPPRRTDPPKQDPGAFVVAEEEAAEKEKGPRSQPPTAEPERETLPPTAEPQGSRVPGIVAGVLVALLLVGAVPAAKWWRRRRRRTSGSPAGRVAGAWQELLDLVVDLGQPVPAGAPRPTQAAVIGRGLDLARMADGVFAPVPPREDEVSSAWDLLAVERRDLLAQHGARGRLRAWWGPASLRGSVRTAVRRAFSAPQQDVVQAASPDREHAGELVGR; encoded by the coding sequence ATGACGACCGCCGAGCGCCCAGCCGAGCACCGCCCGACCTCGTGGGTGGACGTGGTCGCGCCGGTGGTGCTGGTGCTCGTGGTCCTGACCGCGCTGGAGGGCAGCTATTCCGACCGCTCCTACCTCGTCGTCGGCGGCCTCGGTGCCGTGATGGCCACGGCTCTGGCCACCGTCGCCTGGACGCAGGGCCGCTCGCGCTCGGAGCTCGTGCTCACCCTGCTGGTCCTCTTCGCCCCGCTCGGAGCACTGGTCTCGCGCCACGAGGGCGACCTCGTCACCGTCCCTGGACCCGACTCCATGTCCGCGGTGCTCACCGGTGCGGTCACCGGCCCGGGTGAGCTGCTGAGCACGATCCCCCCGGCGGACGCCGCGGGCGCACCGCTGGTCCTCACCTTCATCCTCGGCTACGTGCTGGCCGGGAGCTGCGCGGCGCTGGCGCTCTTCAGCCGGCGACCGGTCCTGCCGCTCCTGCCCGTCCTGTTCGGGCTGGTGCTCGCCATCCTGCTCGGCGTGCAGGACCCGGGCCTGGACGGCGTACGCCTGCTCGTGCTGGCCGCGACCGCGGTCGCGTGGTCGTCGGCGCGTGGGCACCGGGCCGGCCCGACGGCCGTGCGCAACGCCGGTGCCGTCCGGTCCCTCGTCGCGCTGGTGGTGGCCGGGGGAGTCGCCGCCCTGCTCGGGACCGTCATCGAGCCGCCGGCGCCGTCCGCCGACGACCAGCGCTGGGTGCTGCGGGGGCAGGTCGGCGACGGGCAGGACGTCTCCCGGCTGGACAACCCGCTGTCGCGCTTCCGCATCTTCACCCGCCAGCTGCCCGGCACGCCCGGCAACGTCTTCAACGAGACCCTCCTCAAGGTCACCGGGCTGCCGCGCGACACCCCGATGCGCTTCGTCACCCTCGACGTCTACGACGGCACGACCTGGAGCCCCGGCAACCGGACCGTCGAGGGCCGCAGCGACTCCCTCTTCCTCCGCATCGGGCAGGAGGTCGCAGCGCCCCTGCGCGGTCGTCCGGCGACCGTGGAGGTCAGCGTGCGCCGCGCCTACGAGGGCACCAGCTGGCTGCCGCTCGCCGGACAGCTGACCTCGCTCGAGTTCACCTACCTCGACGGCCGCGCCCAGCGCGAGGACGTGAGGTACAACCCCGCCACGCTCACCGCGATGGTGCGCGGCGGGCTGGTGCGTCGCGACGACTACGCGTTCACGGCCGTGCTGCCGCGATCGGAGCTGCGCGTGGGGATGATGCCCTACCGTCGCGGTCGCAGCCAGCCCGCGGGCCGGTTCCTCGACGACGCGCTCACCCCGTGGCGCCAGGCGTCCCTCACCCCGATGCAGCGCGTGTTCAGCGTCGCCGACTACCTGCGCACCAACGGGCGCTACAGCGACGGCGCCGAGTCGTGGGAGCAGCGCTTCACCGCCGGCCACGACGCCGCCCGGCTGGGCGCGGGGTTCTTCGAGGCGGACCAGATGGTGGGCGACCACGAGCAGTACGCCGCCCTGCTGGCGCTGGCGGCGAACCGTCTGGGCGTGCCCGCACGGGTCGTCGTCGGTGCGGTGCCGGGTGACGACGGACTGGTGCGCGGCAGCGACGTGACGACATGGGTGGAGGTCCGGGTGGCCGACGGCTCGTGGCGGGTCCTGCCTGCGGAGCTCTACCTCAGCACCCGGCCCCCGCGTCGCACCGATCCGCCGAAGCAGGACCCGGGCGCGTTCGTGGTCGCGGAGGAGGAGGCGGCGGAGAAGGAGAAGGGTCCTCGCTCGCAGCCGCCCACCGCCGAGCCCGAGCGAGAGACCCTGCCGCCGACCGCGGAGCCCCAGGGCTCCCGTGTGCCGGGCATCGTGGCCGGCGTGCTCGTGGCCCTCCTCCTCGTCGGCGCGGTCCCGGCGGCCAAGTGGTGGCGGCGGCGTCGGCGGCGCACGTCGGGATCGCCGGCCGGCCGGGTGGCGGGCGCGTGGCAGGAGCTGCTCGACCTCGTCGTGGACCTCGGTCAGCCGGTCCCCGCCGGCGCACCGCGGCCGACGCAGGCCGCGGTCATCGGGCGGGGCCTCGACCTCGCCCGGATGGCGGACGGCGTCTTCGCACCGGTGCCGCCCCGCGAGGACGAGGTGTCGAGCGCGTGGGACCTCCTCGCCGTGGAACGCCGCGACCTCCTCGCCCAGCACGGCGCCCGGGGGCGGCTGCGGGCCTGGTGGGGACCGGCGTCGCTGCGGGGCAGCGTCCGGACGGCGGTGCGACGGGCCTTCTCGGCCCCGCAGCAGGACGTCGTGCAGGCCGCGTCCCCGGACCGGGAGCACGCCGGCGAGCTCGTGGGGCGCTGA